The region GCACggttccccttgaatcagtccaggtatagaaacaaaatcataaaaacaacaacaacaatcgatctgtttaaaactagtctggcatactcaggggggacactttggaactccttaccagGATCTATTAAAAATAAaagcagtatcagctcatttaaatcagcTTACAAAACTTTCCTTTATAAGAATGTAGGTAACACACcacaatatctgatttattctcttcaagtcaataactgtgactgttttattgtgttttttctgataatgtttggtgtcttactgatgtcctagtttgtctgtgtgtgagtagtatatcatgcctgacgttgtttttttttgttttttgttttttttatctcccttggtaacatttttttcccctcgagtgcgtgagtatgtatgtaattttgtttgttgtcgatggattattcccccctcccccacacaccaacaaccccctcccatcctccacctttctttttttctttgttttttttctcgatctAGTACTTGatgtttccccttttttttcttatgcttgatatttgcggttttttatttgtttgtttttgtttgtttgggattgTTTTTGTCcatggctgggtggaaaaaagcatgtgtacttgcgtatctcattaccctggtgaaataaaatttcgtttcgtttcgtttcgtttttgtttcacataaacgcgatcgttttggcgatttttagctatctctaacgtaaagtctttctcgtctgtgaaaatgatccttttcacatcagtggccgagtagtggtctttcaagttacggcagcgagtttttcttttccctctaacattttggtccctctttgatacccgtatcctcttggaAGGCTTCAGCTCCGGttttttcgccattctttgcacagaagacttgctcacttgtaaatcgcttgcaacttctccaaGAGattaagagatttgtgggtccatgggttctcctcctgggattgaatcagttccacaacacggtccttgttctcctccgaacatgcagtcttgggtctcccactgccaattttacgtgctactgaccttGTAGtgtgtattttagcgataagtctatttacagtgacatgactccacgccttgcctggaaattcatttacgatccttcttccaccccagcctttctcctcgaaacagttttcaatggtaaccttatcactttcactcaaaggcatggttgatctttccaaactgaaactttggacagaactgattttggatacagacgacaaaaaaaaaaaaaaaaaaaaagaaagaaaaaaaaaagaaaaaaaatcaatagacttgacacccagacaggctatttttagactgacactgattgacagatgccaacacctggcagctggcatgaacatgatgaaggtcacattgcacacctctgatattggatttttttacatgctgttttgaatttgacaatactcgcataacttgcgtccgaacttttagatattttgcagacttgttgatgataccttaAGGGTACTGTGTAAAACTTTTCAATTGAATCGGTGAATCGGGTTTTCTATCACTGAGataatacttgtcaaaaagttgttcacttttttgggatacccgatatacatatatatatatatatatatatatatatatatatatatatatatatgaacaccgcacgttccaatattccattgctcccgcagtacagacatgcatacatacacacatctcgtcctccacacacacacacacacacacacacacacacacacacacgtgcacagagctctcctgacacatatctacacttacacactcgcgcacgcacacacgcacacaaacacacagtcacacacagacacagacacacacacacacacacacacacacacacacacacacacatgcatacacacacgcacagaggctgcgactgattggccgcaagaggggtgggaaaagatctctgatgccaggaacgtggcgtctagcttgttgctcagtctattgtatttggaaaagcctacAGAGACTCTGTTCAGTTTTGAAGatatttgcgcaatgttggtgtggaaatgatgccgatatttgtttgatttgcaaagtatCGTGCTcaacctttcatgttagacttacggcgctccctctctctacctttatttctttgaggaaatcgatggtgtgatggccttgtacctgctCTTTTTGGTATACtctgacttttctgaggatttccgattttcccagAGGTAGGCCGCTCATTGTTGTTGCGtttccagcaagtctgtcagctcgctcatttcctttaacacctgcatgtcccgggcagtataaccatgtaagtttttgaatctgaaagttgctcATTGCCTCataccactctgggcttcccattccactttcaattttctgtatgaggttcattgagtcagttagaatcatggcatgttggtttccgggcatatggatggatggtagccactggagagcatgtgtcacagcttcaacttccatcgtttggCTGGAGGTTGTgcactttgtaggcagcattctcttccctaattgtttttaactcactttgtaaacaaagtgagtctatgttttaacccggtgttcggttgtgtgtgtgtgtgtgtgtgtgtgtgtgtctgtgtgtctgtgtgtgtctatgtgtgtgtgtgtgtgtccgtggtaaactttaacattgacattttctctgcaaatactttgtcagttgacaccaaattaggcataaaaataggaaaaattcagttctttttagtcatcttgtttaaaacaatattgcacgtctgggatgggcacaaaaaaataaaaaagaagccaaattatatgcacactgcatttactgttatattcattttttttttaattctctaaacttggcactttgatctgatattctgacacaacaacaagagcagtcattattatcattttttttggttcaaacaggaacttcttttgctaagcatggaagttttgtttattttgcaaacgttttggtgcagattgtaaaaaagggaaattactctgtaattaatgctaagggacttatctttctcatcttaaacattacattttgaaattatactcaatacataaaaagcttgtgtattttactctcggtttacaggactttcactatgtttattcgcccaagtggtctttctcggaaaatactaaaatcaatacgacgagtggactttatagatctattggctgagccctgaaggtcatgggcaaaaatcaattgcgtacacatatttaaacCTTGAACCTTGAACCTTGAACTTTTGGGCGTTGAAGCCTTCTTCAGGCTAGTTCGCCTCTCCTTGGTGGCTACAGCACTGGTTTGTGGCATGCGTGGCAAGCAGCACTGTAGCTGAGTTACTGCAGGCAGGATGGTTCGTACACACTAGGCAACTGTTGCCAGTGCGCGTCCAGCCTGGATTTGAAGCAGTTTAGGGTAGGGGCGGTCACAACACTGTCCGGCAGATTATTCCATGAGTTCACGACTCTTTGTGAAAAGGAGCTGCTGTGGACATTCAACCTACAGTGTTTTTTCTTTATCCTGAGGCTGTGTCCCCAGGTGTTGTGGCTGGTGGCTGGTTCTAACCTTGGCCTATCCACGTCGTAGAGCCCGTGCATGTACTTATAAGTGTCAATCATGTCTCCTCTGTTGCGACGGTGCTCTAGGCTTGGTAGGCGGAGGTGACGCAGACGTTCAGGGTAGGGCAGGTCTCGAACGGTTGGCAGCTGCTTGGTGGCGCGACGCTGGACATCCTCTATGTCGCTGCAGAGGGTCTTGTGATATGGTTGATATACGGAGTGACCGTATTCCAGAATCGGGCGAACAAGGCTTTTGTACAGGTTCATGAAGAGGTTATCATCGAGGAAGTCGAAAGTTCGGCGTATTATTCCGACAACTGTATTGGCTTTGGCGGTTGTTTTTGCCACATGTTCTTTGAAAGTCAGTTTACTGTCGACAAATACTCCCAAATCTTTCTCCACTTCATGTTCCTCTAATTTAATGATGCAGTCTTCGCCGTTTCTCGTTCCTCTCATGGACTACCTTCCAGTGGATTTCTTGTTTCCCAGTTTGTGAACGCTGCACTTATCAGGGTGGAAGCGGAGCATCCAGTCGTCTGACCACTGTTGGAGCCGGTTCAAGTCTTCCTGCAGGATAGAAGCTGCATTTGGTTGGTCACTGCGGTTAAAGATCTTCGCGTCATCTGCGAAGAGGCGAACCTCGCTGGAGCATACTGATGGCAGGTCGTTAATATAGATGACAAAAAGCATTGGGCCAATCACAGAGCTCTGAGGGATGCCGCTTGTCACTGCTGCTTCCTTGGATCGTGCCCCGTTGACCACCATCCACTGCTGTCTTCCCGCAAGGAACCCCTGGATCCACCCCAAGACCTTTCCCTGGACTCGATGTGCTTCTAGTTTGGTCAGAAGACGACGATGAGGCACAGTGTCAAAGGCCTTCATGAAATCCATATAAATGGCATCCACGCTTCCTTCATCGTCAATGATTTCCGTCGAGAGGTCAAGCACATCCAATAGCTGGGTGGTACAGGAGCGGCCTTTAACGAATCCATGCTGGTGTCTGCTGATGAGTGCATTTCTCTGGAGATGACTAATCACTTGATCATGGATCAGAGTTTCCATGGCCTTGCATATCACACAGGTGAGGCTCACAGGTCGGTAGTTCGACGCCAGCAGTCTGCTACCCTTCTTAAAGATGGGAGTAACCTGGGCTGACTTCCAGTCTTGGGGTACTTGGGCGGATTTGAGTGATCGCCTGAAGAGGATGGAGACGGGGATTGCAAGGATATCAGCTGTCTTGGCAAGAATCCTGGGGCTTATGTTGTCAGGTCCTGCTGCCTTATTGGGGTTCAGGTTTTCCAGTATCTTCTTGACGCTCTCTGCCGTGATGTAGAAGTCTTCTATAGGCTCACTGAAGTGGGAGTGTGGTGGCTGCGGCAGAGGGCCATCATCCTCTTGGGTGAAGACACTCTGAAAGTAGTTGTTCATAACCTCAGCTTTCTCTTGGTCCGCCTTTGTCTTTTCTCCAGCTTCTTTCTTCAGatcccccacccctgtctttGAGGAAGTTTTTGCTTTGACATAAGACCAGAAGGTCTTTGGATTGCGCTTGGCGTCGGCAGCGACATTCATCTCCAATCTCCTCTTTGCCTTCCTGCAGTCGCGTTGCGCCTTATTGCCTGCCCTCGTGTAAGCAACATAGTCTAGgccgttttttgtttgtaaccaaCGACGACACAGCTGGTGCTTCCTTCGTACTGTGGTGAGAGTGCCTTTGTCCATCCATTTTTTGCGCTGTTGATTGCCTGACATAGTCTGGGGCACTGCCAGCTCCACAGCAGAATTGATGTTGGCCTTGATTTTCTCCCAGGTTTCATCAACATCTAGGTCCTCCAGTTCCTTTTCCCAGTCATGCGCTTGAAGTGTTGTTCGTAGCAGGTCATAGTCTGTCCTGTGGTAGTTGAGACGTGGTTTGTTTGGCGGTGGTCTGTACTCCATGTCTAAGGAGGCGATCAGAGTTACATGGTCGCTTGTGCCTAGGCTTGGTGCTACTGTGATGTCTTCAACTAGATTGTCTCTATTTCTCAGGATAAGGTCCAAAACATTGGCCTTCTGACCCTCTCTATAGCGCGTGGGATCCTTCTGGTGTTGCATGAGAAAGGCGTCACGTGTCGCTTTCACGAAATGTGTTGCCACATGATTTGCGCTTGCAGTGCTGATTTCTCGTGACCAGTCAATTTCTGGGAAGTTGAGATCTCCCATTATGAGTAGATCTCCCTGAGCAGCAGCCTCTGAAGCCATTTGCATTAGAGTGTTCAGCTTTTCTGTGTTCTCTGGACTGCTGTTCGGGTTTCGGTACACTAGGCCCACAAGTAGATTCTTTCCTTCTGATAATTTGCATTCAGCAAATACTGATTCTTCGAAGTCGTTGTCCACATAGAAAACTGATGGATTCAGATCTTTGAGAACATACAGGCAGATGCCTCTCCTATCCTCGTCCTTGTCTAGGTTATGAAACATTTCATATCCTTCCAGTTTCAATTCACACTCTTGAACCTTAAATCTTGAGTGTTTCGGTTTCAACTCTACAATTCCGATTATGCCAGGTTTGTGTAGCCTCACGAGTGCTTCTAGTTCAGGCTTCTTTGTTTTCAAAGTGTCTACATTGCTGTATAAACACTTGCAGCTTTGGTTAAAACCAGAAAAAGATGAAGATTCTAGTTTAGAAACTCAAGAAACTTTTATAAAACTATGTACATctcttctgtttgtcttctttaaCTGCCTCGCCCCTCGCCCTCTTGGGCCTTGGGATATTTCCCCACGTTGACCACTTGGCCTTTGCGTCGAATCCAGTGGGCTATTTGATCCCCTTCCTTTTTTGACTCCTCCCTTTTTTGTCTCATCATCTGGTAGAGGGCCTCCTCTTCCGTTCTCTCTTGTGGTGTCAAATCTTTCCTGACTCAGATTTTTGCTACCAGTTTTTCACTGTTGTTCTTCTGTTCTGCTTGCTTTCTGGCCTGATGAAAagctttcagtgtctcatctctTGCTGCTTCTGAGACAAAGGTCAGACGGAGTGGCCTTGTTTTCTTTGATTCATTTTCTCCCACTTTGTCCGTACGTAGACTGCCAAGACGCCTAATGTCATTCGGCTGGTGGGTCACCTTTATTTCCCCAAGCAGTGTCTGCACTGTCTCATCATCTTTTTAACAtacaaagcacgtgctcatattcttcgcgaacgcgaacgacgccattttgtttcaagttgttgacctgccctttcaatcctatattcaatggacaatacacgataacatgtgatggaaagttggagaaggagaccgttgaatatttattcagagaaagatttgtgaacgcctcatcacttactggattatgccccaaactgccataaaaatatccacagaatcagtcggaactcacagttaaaaattgtaaaccatgcgagttgatacccttgaattgatgaaacgaaaaaatttccagtcttgacttttctcaaaatgaagtccttttcacttcatacgatgtttagaagtacttgtacttggctctacatgttattagtttaacaaaatactaaattttcatatcaactttaaaactataaagccagaatgaacattaaagacaaattgaatcgaccgtgtcgtactacattcccggcgggtgtaactaaacttgtacatctatctagatctagagaaaacggctaaatgttgcagtgtgactgtggcgatagccacgtctcctttaccgcggacttaaaatgaaatttttattgcccttaaagatttttttgaatgcccaagacacaccagaaaaatatgatttaaacagcgttctcactgcaaatatcgcaattgatttatcgccctttacagaaaagtatgttcaaatattaaattttagaacgtcagttaaggagccacgatagtgtaatgggtaagacagtttcttctcacccgaacacgcagggttcgaatctggttaggactttttttttttttttttaacccaaagctttataataacaaatacagaacacattttaacgattagatcttttaaaaaaagtgtatcacaagtgagtcttgaaggccttgcctctcttgttccattttgtttcgcagtgaatccccaaccggattgtcctttggtgactgagccatctttatatatgatgatgtccttttctttactgttttcttctatgagtagcttcacttccgcatcagttttgccctctggccattcccgacaatgtcttcctagagtgcgttaaatggctgtgttgaatacatgattgaggttttcggggtttttctcccattcttttgtttctttcaggtcttgtagtcggcatactagctggattgtgtcttctgattgccccatccatgatcttcctcatccTAGACGACTGCCTTTTGTtccttgactgcgtcatgcagtgggttttgagggttttctaatgctctgaagtaggtcttaacctgttttaacttgtttctggcctgcactgaaggaaggttaaacaggtatcacatggtttccgtgggcgtgtcttttgttgttccaaggatcagtctcatagcttcattttgaactccttctaattttaggaggttgctttgagacggtgttgttagcccaagtccgaagtcgatcacactgaggacgagtgattggtatagcaggaagaggtggcgttgttcaatacctttgtttgccattgcttttaagactgaaagttcctttttgcatttgagaacagtatcttccgtatgttttctgaaggtcagcgtcctgtcgaactgtattcctaggtagtgtaggcattcgcttttctcgatctgaattctgtcgaatgacacaggtggtggtgatttgctcacggttttgatgttgaggttgc is a window of Babylonia areolata isolate BAREFJ2019XMU chromosome 5, ASM4173473v1, whole genome shotgun sequence DNA encoding:
- the LOC143282259 gene encoding uncharacterized protein LOC143282259, yielding MRGTRNGEDCIIKLEEHEVEKDLGVFVDSKLTFKEHVAKTTAKANTVVGIIRRTFDFLDDNLFMNLYKSLVRPILEYGHSVYQPYHKTLCSDIEDVQRRATKQLPTVRDLPYPERLRHLRLPSLEHRRNRGDMIDTYKYMHGLYDVDRPRLEPATSHNTWGHSLRIKKKHCRLNVHSSSFSQRVVNSWNNLPDSVVTAPTLNCFKSRLDAHWQQLPSVYEPSCLQ